A region of Ovis canadensis isolate MfBH-ARS-UI-01 breed Bighorn chromosome 19, ARS-UI_OviCan_v2, whole genome shotgun sequence DNA encodes the following proteins:
- the TRAIP gene encoding E3 ubiquitin-protein ligase TRAIP — MPIRALCTICSDFFDHSRDVAAIHCGHTFHSHCLIQWFETAPSRTCPQCRIQVGKRTIINKLYFDLAQEEENVLDAEFLKNELDNTRALLSQKEKEKRDSQLIIDSLRDTLDERNATVESLQRALDKAEMLCSALKKQMKYLEQQQDEAKQAREEARRLRSKMKNMERIELLLQSQRPEVEEMIRDMGVGQSAVEQLAVFCVSLKKEYENLKEARKASGELADKLKKDLFSSRSKLQTVCSELDQAKLELRSSQKDLQSADKEITSLKKKLTILQETLKLPPGDSETINRLVLESPAPVEMVGLKLRRPAFGDDIDLNATFNVNTPPSQPSSTQHGLAKRLFPEKAHSPVQDVPKKITKGPRQESQLSLGGQHCLGEPDEELASAFPVFIRNALLGQKQTKRVRAEPCRSTDAVRIGFDGLGGRTKFIQPTDTTMIRPLPVKPKPKGRARQKLGARTAPTPSQATLDNFLW, encoded by the exons ATGCCTATCCGTGCCCTGTGCACCATCTGCTCCGACTTCTTTGATCACTCCCGCGACGTGGCCGCCATCCATTGCGGCCACACCTTCCACTCGCATTG CCTAATTCAGTGGTTTGAGACAGCACCAAGTCGGACCTGCCCGCAGTGCCGAATCCAG gTCGGCAAAAGAACCATTATCAATAAGCTCTACTTTGACCTTGCCCAGGAGGAGGAGAATGTCTTAGATGCAGAATTCTTAAAG AATGAACTGGATAATACCAGAGCCCTGCTTTCCCAGAAAG AGAAGGAAAAACGAGACAGCCAGCTCATCATCGACTCTTTGCGGGACACGCTGGACGAGCGCAACGCCACTGTGGAGTCCCTGCAGAGGGCCTTGGACAAGGCTGAGATGTTGTGCTCCGCCCTCAAG AAGCAGATGAAGTACTtggagcagcagcaggatgagGCCAAGCAAGCACGGGAAGAGGCCCGCCGACTCCGGAGCAAGATGAAGAACATGGAGCG AATCGAGCTCCTACTCCAGAGCCAGCGGCCCGAGGTGGAGGAGATGATCCGAGACATGGGTGTGGGACAGTCCGCGGTGGAGCAGTTGGCTGTGTTCTGTGTGTCCCTCAAGAA AGAGTACGAGAATCTAAAAGAGGCCCGGAAGGCCTCAGGGGAGCTAGCTGACAAACTGAAGAAGGACTTGTTTTCTTCCAGAAGCAAG TTGCAGACAGTCTGCTCTGAACTGGACCAGGCCAAGTTGGAGCTGAGGTCGTCTCAGAAGGACTTACAGAGTGCTGACAAGGAAATCACG AGCCTGAAAAAAAAGCTGACGATACTGCAGGAAACCCTGAAGCTGccaccaggagacagtgaaactATCAACCGCCTCGTTTTAGAGAG CCCAGCTCCTGTGGAGATGGTGGGCCTGAAGCTTCGCCGGCCAGCCTTTGGCGATGATATTGACCTCAATGCCACCTTTAATGTGAACACTCCCCCATCCCAGCCTTCCAGCACCCAGCATGGCCTTGCCAAGAGGCTCTTCCCTGAGAAAGCACA TTCTCCTGTTCAGGATGTTCCCAAGAAGATAACCAAAGGCCCCAGGCAG GAGTCCCAGCTCTCACTGGGGGGCCAGCACTGTCTGGGGGAGCCTGATGAGGAGCTGGCTAGCGCGTTCCCCGTCTTCATCCGGAATGCTCTCCTGGGCCAGAAACAGACCAAGAGGGTCAGGGCAGAGCCCTGCCGCAGCACAGATGCA GTAAGGATTGGCTTCGATGGACTTGGAGGCCGAACAAAATTCATCCAGCCT ACCGACACAACTATGATCCGCCCACTGCCAGTTAAACCAAAGCCCAAGGGCAGGGCTAGGCAGAAACTGGGGGCCAGGACAgcacccaccccctcccaggcCACGCTGGACAATTTCCTATGGTAG